The sequence TTAAATCTGTTCTTCTAATACTCTTTTTAGTAAATGATATTATTACAGCTATTATGCATACTACCAAAAGACTTATCATTGTTACTGAAAAACCTTTCATAAAGGCTATCTTATAGATTGTAAACGGAGCTTTTGATTCAATAATATACCCGTGTTGTGCAAGAGTATTTAGTTTTAATGATGTAAATATCATACTTGATATGTCTACTCCGAATATAAGACCCAGTGCTCTCATCATGTTTAACACTCCACCGGCAACGCCAAGCTTGTCTTCTGGAGCCGAAAGCATTATTGCGCTGTTGTTGGGTGGAGTGAAAATGCCCATTCCTAAACCAAGTATTACAAATACAAATGTTAAAAAATAAATATTAATATTATTATTTAAAAAAGATAAAAGAAAGGTCGCTACTACACACACCATCATTCCAATAGTAGTCATAATTCTCGATCCAATTTTATCTGATATGGCTCCTGCGAATGGAGCTATCAAAGCCATGGCAAGCGGTATAGGTGTTAATATAGATCCTACGATTTCTGCATCGTAGTGCATAATATCTTCAAGATAAAATGGCATCAAGAATAGAACTGCAAAAAGCACATAGTATGATAAAAAGCCTGTAATGTTTCCAGTAGAAAAATCCCAATTTTTAAAAATTCTTAAGTCTAACATAGGATTAGCAGTTTTCAATTCCCTATATATAAACAAAGGCAGTATTATAAGGAAAGCTAAAAAGCAAAATATAATAAATGGTGATGTCCAACCTATTTTAGTCCCCTGATCTATTGCCAGTACAAGAGATCCTAATCCCAAAGCACACAAAATAACCCCGAGAAAATCAATTTTGTTGTCCTTCTTTAAGCTGGGCTTGCTGGCTGGCAAGATAAATAGTGCCATTAATGTGCCAATAATTCCTAT comes from Thermodesulfobium acidiphilum and encodes:
- a CDS encoding MFS transporter; amino-acid sequence: MTKEIVFPHPYFSSNPKWKWFILLTVLIGATMSALDVSIVNVATPTIENRFEVPMALVEWVVMGYMLTLTVFLPFFGRLADMFGRTKMYNIGFIIFTIGSALCGISPNAYFLIFSRVLQAVGAGMLQANSVAIITQSFPKNELGRAIGIQGAVQAIAMSIGPFISGILISLLNWRLIFYINVPIGIIGTLMALFILPASKPSLKKDNKIDFLGVILCALGLGSLVLAIDQGTKIGWTSPFIIFCFLAFLIILPLFIYRELKTANPMLDLRIFKNWDFSTGNITGFLSYYVLFAVLFLMPFYLEDIMHYDAEIVGSILTPIPLAMALIAPFAGAISDKIGSRIMTTIGMMVCVVATFLLSFLNNNINIYFLTFVFVILGLGMGIFTPPNNSAIMLSAPEDKLGVAGGVLNMMRALGLIFGVDISSMIFTSLKLNTLAQHGYIIESKAPFTIYKIAFMKGFSVTMISLLVVCIIAVIISFTKKSIRRTDLIKQNFESIDML